Proteins encoded together in one Terriglobus sp. TAA 43 window:
- a CDS encoding Ig-like domain-containing protein, producing the protein MFSFRRITWCFGILAVVASIGCIAFLIRGFFEKPRLIHVYPFADEVGVEPNTAITLAFSKEMSPITISTATVTLRDEHGAAISGSVSYDDTAHTAVFLPDTALHEGTTYRATLHDGQQGIVDKYGHSLTQEVQWSFTTGIQGPASLSQGPGGPLLLITSQSNGFSQYYAEILRNEGLNEFDTADIAELSGSDLARHDVAIVGEMPVDDGHAKLLADWVRGGGNLILMRPSKNVAGEFGYKTQPAGPNEPLQHGGYLKIDSNKPTGAGLVRQAIQFHGDADQLVADNADVFATLYKDAKTATQFPAVSSVQFGTGKTVVFSYDLAKSIVYTRQGNPDWSGHERDGLLPIRSSDLFYGASERDPQPDWVDPENIAIPQADMQQRLLANLIITLNANKKPLPRFWYLPRGLKAVVVMTGDDHGHGGTAGRFRDYQRKSAKGCSLENWECIRATSHIFVGSISSEQAADLVKQGFEIGLHVYTACTDWPTKVVRGEDGVERHLVDRDFADALYSQQLEGFAMKYPGVPAPVSNRTDCITWGDYDTQPQVELDHHIRLDTNYYYWPAKWVKDKPGLFTGSGLPMRFTRRDGRLIDVYQAATQMTDESGQTYPFTVDALLDNALRSPEYFGVFMANMHNDERKSPSADAIISSAQKRHVPVINAEQLLTWLDGRNASQFRDMKWSNNQLSFSICAGIGGNGLEAMLPIHSGAGDLASITIDGQNASWEKRTVAGLSYAFVRAQPGTFVVRYH; encoded by the coding sequence GTGTTTAGTTTCAGACGGATCACTTGGTGTTTTGGGATTTTAGCGGTCGTAGCAAGCATCGGTTGTATCGCATTTCTGATTCGCGGATTCTTCGAAAAGCCGCGGCTCATTCATGTCTATCCCTTTGCTGACGAAGTCGGTGTTGAGCCGAATACTGCCATCACACTTGCCTTTAGCAAAGAGATGTCCCCCATAACAATAAGTACCGCCACGGTCACGTTGCGTGATGAACATGGCGCTGCAATCTCGGGCTCAGTCAGTTACGACGACACCGCACATACAGCCGTGTTTCTTCCCGATACAGCGCTCCATGAAGGCACGACCTATCGAGCGACTCTTCATGATGGCCAACAGGGGATTGTAGACAAATATGGACATTCGCTCACACAGGAAGTTCAATGGAGTTTCACCACTGGCATCCAGGGTCCTGCATCACTTTCTCAGGGACCAGGCGGTCCTCTCCTGCTCATCACAAGCCAGTCAAACGGATTCAGTCAGTACTACGCTGAAATCCTTCGTAATGAAGGTCTGAATGAGTTTGATACTGCAGACATCGCGGAACTTTCAGGGTCCGATCTTGCGCGACATGACGTTGCGATCGTGGGCGAAATGCCGGTCGATGATGGTCATGCCAAATTGCTCGCCGATTGGGTGAGAGGTGGCGGAAATTTAATTCTGATGCGCCCGTCGAAAAACGTAGCGGGAGAGTTTGGGTACAAGACACAACCAGCAGGGCCAAACGAGCCACTTCAACACGGGGGCTATTTAAAGATCGATTCGAACAAGCCTACTGGAGCAGGACTGGTACGGCAGGCGATCCAGTTCCACGGCGATGCGGATCAACTTGTTGCCGACAATGCAGATGTCTTTGCCACCCTGTACAAAGACGCAAAAACCGCGACGCAATTCCCGGCAGTTAGCTCTGTTCAGTTTGGAACAGGTAAAACCGTCGTATTCAGCTACGACCTGGCGAAATCCATCGTCTACACACGGCAAGGCAATCCAGACTGGTCCGGTCATGAACGAGACGGCCTACTGCCTATCAGGTCAAGCGACCTGTTTTACGGAGCGAGTGAAAGAGATCCTCAGCCAGACTGGGTGGATCCGGAGAATATAGCCATCCCGCAAGCGGACATGCAGCAGAGGCTGCTGGCCAATCTGATCATTACGCTCAATGCGAACAAGAAACCTCTTCCGCGCTTTTGGTACTTGCCGCGGGGGCTTAAGGCAGTGGTCGTCATGACGGGAGACGATCATGGACACGGTGGGACCGCGGGGCGCTTTCGCGACTATCAGCGGAAGAGTGCAAAAGGCTGTTCGTTGGAGAACTGGGAGTGCATCCGAGCGACCTCACATATCTTTGTCGGTTCCATCTCTTCAGAGCAGGCCGCTGATTTGGTGAAGCAGGGTTTTGAGATTGGCCTGCATGTCTACACGGCATGTACGGACTGGCCAACAAAAGTCGTGCGCGGGGAAGACGGCGTTGAAAGACATCTGGTCGATCGCGATTTCGCGGATGCCTTGTATTCCCAGCAACTCGAAGGCTTTGCAATGAAGTACCCCGGGGTTCCTGCACCGGTCAGCAATCGAACGGACTGCATTACCTGGGGCGATTATGATACGCAGCCCCAGGTGGAACTGGACCATCACATCCGGCTCGACACTAACTACTACTATTGGCCCGCCAAGTGGGTAAAAGATAAACCGGGTTTGTTTACCGGTTCTGGATTACCCATGCGCTTCACGCGCCGCGACGGGAGGTTGATTGACGTGTATCAAGCCGCAACGCAAATGACGGATGAATCCGGCCAGACCTATCCGTTCACTGTCGATGCCCTACTCGACAATGCCTTGAGAAGCCCAGAATACTTCGGCGTATTTATGGCGAACATGCACAACGATGAGAGGAAATCGCCCAGTGCAGATGCCATCATCTCCTCGGCACAAAAACGCCATGTTCCGGTGATCAATGCGGAGCAGTTGCTGACATGGCTCGATGGCCGGAACGCGTCACAATTCCGCGATATGAAGTGGTCCAATAACCAACTCTCTTTTTCCATCTGTGCAGGTATCGGAGGGAATGGTCTCGAAGCAATGTTGCCAATTCATTCCGGCGCTGGAGATCTAGCGTCCATTACTATCGATGGGCAGAATGCCAGCTGGGAAAAGCGAACTGTCGCCGGCCTCTCGTATGCATTCGTTCGGGCGCAACCGGGAACATTCGTCGTCAGGTATCACTAA
- a CDS encoding methyltransferase domain-containing protein, with protein sequence MKTSDAAAPTTTRRILEAVKRPLRRLLGKPQPPNVKAKHDFDIKYGVDTSGLVDGRDLHSGHQNDQFITAYFGVPPSRLTNAFELWQRTTQRTASQYRFIDVGCGKGRAILLASQFGFRDIFGIELQPNLAEIASENVQRWRERESIPMDVSILCGDGPSLLPQLLAGPVLIYLYNPFQGPVLKALLDSIIHQSDKFSGPIDVLYLYPEYEDVFSEFPRFQKICREEIGISEEDRDDGLSAPLDPCSLYRIESQGTTI encoded by the coding sequence ATGAAGACCAGCGATGCCGCCGCTCCGACGACAACACGCCGAATATTGGAGGCCGTCAAAAGGCCTCTTCGAAGGCTCTTAGGTAAGCCTCAGCCGCCAAATGTAAAGGCGAAACATGACTTTGACATAAAGTACGGCGTAGATACCAGTGGCTTGGTAGACGGTCGAGACCTCCACTCTGGGCATCAGAACGATCAATTTATTACCGCTTACTTCGGCGTACCACCATCGCGTCTTACCAATGCGTTCGAACTCTGGCAACGGACGACCCAGCGAACAGCCTCCCAGTACCGCTTTATCGATGTCGGTTGCGGCAAAGGTCGGGCTATTCTACTGGCATCGCAATTCGGATTCCGGGATATCTTTGGAATCGAACTGCAGCCAAATCTCGCTGAGATAGCAAGTGAGAACGTGCAACGGTGGAGGGAACGAGAAAGCATTCCCATGGATGTCTCTATTCTCTGTGGCGATGGCCCATCCTTGCTTCCTCAGCTTCTTGCAGGACCAGTTTTGATCTACCTCTACAACCCATTCCAGGGTCCGGTTCTTAAGGCTTTGCTCGACAGCATCATCCATCAGAGCGACAAATTTTCGGGTCCCATTGATGTGCTGTATCTTTATCCGGAATATGAGGATGTCTTCTCTGAATTCCCTCGTTTTCAAAAGATATGCCGCGAAGAGATCGGCATTTCAGAAGAAGATCGAGACGATGGTCTTTCAGCGCCACTCGATCCGTGCTCGCTATATCGAATTGAATCCCAAGGAACCACGATCTAA